The uncultured Celeribacter sp. genome includes the window TTTCAATGTGAAACAGCCCCGACAGGTTCAGCGCCTTCCCGACTTCACCTTCTTCCAATGCCGCATGTTCCGCGTCGATATGCCGGCGCAACAGCGCGATGTCCTTGGCCGTGGCGCGTTCTGCAGCCGAGCGCGCGGTGCGCGGTTCCAAGAGCGCGCGTGCTTCAAAGACCTCGCGCGCCTCCTGCACGGTTGGCTGGGCGACAAAAGCGCCGCGATTGCGTTTCAGCTCGATCAATCGTTCATGTGCGAGCTGCTGCAGCGCCGAGCGCACCACCGTGCGGCTGACCCCAAAAATCTCGCCGACTTCATCTTCGTTCAGCTTCATGCCCGGCGCCAGACGATGTTCGTGGATCGCATTCGCGAGGCTATCCGCCACCTTCCCACTGCCACCACTGCCATGCGCAACCAAAACCTGCATGATTCGCTTCCTCAATTCTTCTGCACATCACATGTCCGTTGCGCAGGGATGATTCTCAAGCTTTGAGCCTGAAATATAGTGTCCACAATATTGTATACAAAATTGGCGCACAAATAATGCACCCTTATATACATGACGCCCAAAGAAGAGGCATTCCCCGTTCCGGGACGCTGCAACTGCAAAAAAAACTTCGGCCACGCAGAAAATCCGACCAGCGTTAAGACAACAGAAACGCAAACCAACGGATTTCAAATGAGCTCAGGAAAAGATCTGGAATTGGTGCACCTGACGAAACGCTATGGCGACTTCGTTGCCGTGGACAATATTGATTACGCTTTCAGCAACGGAACTTATGTGTGCCTTTTGGGGCCGTCAGGCTGCGGGAAGTCGACGACTTTGCGCATGATTGCCGGTCACGAAACGGTTTCGGACGGGTCGATCCTGCTGGACGGGATGGATATTTCCCATCTGCCCCCCGCCAAACGCGGCACTGCGATGATGTTTCAGAGCTACGCCCTGTTCCCACATCTCAGCGTGCGGGACAATGTCGCCTTCTCCCTTCGCATGAAGGGTGTCGATAAGGCGGAACGCCACAAGGCCGCCAATGAAATGCTGGAACTCGTCCATATGACGAGCTTCGCCGACCGCCTGCCCGCGCAATTGTCCGGCGGTCAGCAGCAGCGAGTCGCGCTGGCCCGCGCTCTGGTGACCAAACCCCGGGTTCTGCTGCTCGACGAACCGCTGTCGGCGCTCGACCCCTTCCTGCGCATCAAGGTGCGGGCGGAACTGAAGCGCATCCAGCGTGAACTTGGCATCACCTTCCTGCATGTGACCCACGGCCAGGACGAGGCACTGGCGCTCGCCGACGAACTCGTTGTGATGAACAATTCGGTCATCGAACAGGCCGGACCGTCCCGTGAAGTCTGGAACGAACCGCGCACCGAATTTATCGCGCGTTTCATGGGCGGCCATAACGTCATCTCGCTCGACGGGACCAAGGTGGCTCTGCGCGCCGACGAAGTGCGTCTTGGCGATCACGGACTGCCCGCAACGGTGACTTCCGTGGAATATCAGGGGGCCCATGTTGCCATGACCTCCATGACAAACGGTGGCGAAGAAGTTCTGGCCCTGGTGCCGGAAGAAACCTTCTTCCTCGCCCCCAAGAATCCGGGCGATGCGGTCAGCCTTGCCTGGGACGAAGGGCGGCTGCACCGCCTTCAAGCCTGACTTTCAGCGACCAACACGACCAACAAGGGACGAACGACTATGTCTAAAATGCGTTACAGCCGCCGTGCGGTTCTCAAGGGTGGCGCAGCCGCTGCTGCTGCCTCTGCCCTGCCTGCGCCGATGGTGTGGGCCCAGGAAATCAAGGACATCACCCTGCGCCAGTTCGGCACCGGGGTGTCGAACCTCAACGATGTAGCCATCAAGGTGAAAGAAGACCTTGGCTTCACGCTCGAAATGACCGCTCTGGACAGCGACAGCGTGACCCAGCGCGCTGCAACACAGCCCGACAGCTTCGACATCGCCGATATCGAATACTGGATCTGCAAGAAAGTCTGGCCGACGGGCAACCTGCAGGCGATGGATGTGTCCAAGATCAAGAACTACGACAAAATCGTGGGCATCTTCAAAGACGGCAAGCTGACACCGGAGAGCGAAATCGCCCAGGGCACCGCTCCCCACACCGTGGGCTTTGTCGAAGGCGAAGGCTCAAAGACTTTTGCCGATGAGCAAACCAACTGGATGACGCTGATCCCGACGATCTACAATGCCGACACGCTGGGCATCCGCCCCGACCTGATCGGGCGCCCGATCGAAAGCTGGGCAGAGCTGCTGAACCCGGAATTCAAGGGCAAGGCCTCGATCCTCGACATCTCGTCGATCGGCATCATGGATATGGCCATGGTGTGCGAAGCCATGGGCGAAATCACCTATGGCGACAAGGGCAACATGACCCGCGAAGAGATCGACAAAACCTTTGCGATCTTCACCGCCGCCAAGCAAAGCGGCCAGTTCCGCGCCTTCTGGAAGACATTCGACGAATCCGTGAATCTCATGGCATCCGGCGAAGTGGTGATCCAGTCCATGTGGTCGCCCGCCATCACCGCGGTGAAATCGCGCGGCATCCCCTGTGTCTATCAGCCACTCAAAGAGGGCTATCGGTCCTGGGGCGGCGGCATCGGCTTGTCGAAGTCGCTGACCGGCATGGAGCTGGACGCGGCCTATGAATATATCAACTGGTATCTCTCCGGCTGGGTCGGCGGGTACCTGATGCGCCAGGGCTACTATTCGGCTGTTCCGGAGACCTCCAAGGAGTTCATGACGGAAAACGAATGGGGCTACTGGTTCGAAGGCAAACCGGCCACCGACGTCATCACCTCGCCGACCGGCGACGTGCTGGCACAGGCTGGCGAAAGCCGCGACGGCGGGTCGTTCTACGACCGCATGGGCCATGTGGCCTGCTGGAACGCCGTCATGGATGAGAACCAGTACATGGTTCGCAAATGGAATGAGTTCATCGCTTCCTGATGAAACTCCCAGCCCGGACCTTGACTGCCCCTTCCTTGGTCCGGGCGCCCTCTTTTATCGAAACGCTTTAGACAGGCCATGTGTCTGACCGGGTGAAACACATGTTGAAAAACCGCCACATTCAGGGCTGGCTTCAGGCTGCACCGCTGAGCCTTGTTCTGATCGGATTTCTGATCCTGCCGATCATCACCATCTTCGTCGTGAGCTTCTGGCAGGCCACCGAGTTTTCCATCATCCCGGCATTCTCGCTGGACAATTACGCATTTCTTTTCGGCTCGCCCGTCACCTACAAGGTGTTTCTGGCGACCTTCAAATACGCCTTTATCACTTGGGCCCTGACCCTCGCGATCGGCTTCACAGTGGCCTATTATCTGGCCTTTCACGTCCAGAACCAGACCACGCAGATCGCCCTGTTTCTGCTGTGCACGATCCCGTTCTGGACCTCGAACATCATTCGGATGATTTCCTGGATACCCTTTTTGGGGCGCAACGGTATTGCCAACTCCATGCTGCAAAGCTGGGGGGTCATCGACCAGCCTCTGGAATGGCTGCTCTATTCCGACTTTTCTGTGATCCTGGCCTTCGTGCACCTCTATACGCTTTTCATGGTCGTGCCGATTTTCAACACGATGACGCGCATCGACCACAGCCTGATTGAAGCCGCACGCGACAATGGTGCCTCCGGGTTCCAGACCCTCACCCATGTGATCATGCCGCTAACCAAACCGGGGATCATGATCGGCACGATTTTCGTGCTTACCCTCGTGATGGGCGACTTCATCACCGTGCGCTTCATGTCCGGATCGCAAAAGGCCAATGTCGGACGCCTGATCTCCAATGACATTGCCCTGCTGCAATACCCCTCCGCCGCTGCCACTGCCGTGATCCTGCTGATCACCGTGCTGATCGTGATCGGCATCCTGCTGCGCTTCGTCGACATCCGAAAGGAGCTCTGACCATGGAAAAGAAATCGTCCTCCTTCTACGTCCTGACGGCCTTTTTCGTCCTCTTCATTCTGTTCCTTTACGGACCGACCCTGACCATCGGAATCCTGTCCTTTCAGGGGCCGGGCGGTGGCCTGACCTTCCCGATGGAGGGCAGCTCTCTGCATTGGTTCCGCGACCTGTTCCAGCAACAGGCCGTCGGCGACATCTGGGGGGCGTTCCGCCGCTCCTCGATCCTCGGGCTGATGGTCATGAGCACCACGGTCGTGGTCTCGGTCATGGGCGGCTTTGCCTTCCGCAAGCGTTTTTACGGTTCCGGCATCCTGTTCTACCTGATCATCGCGTCGCTGGTGATCCCGTCGATCCTGATCTCGCTGGGCGTGGGGCTGATCTTCAACCAGTTCGGGCTGAAAATTCACTGGGCCACCTCGGGCTTCGGGTCCCAACTGACATGGACGCTGCCGTTTGGCCTGCTGATCATGTTCGCCGTCTTCAACCGCTTTGACAAAAGCTTTGAAGAAGCCGCACGCGATCAGGGAGCCTCGCCCTGGCAAACCATCCGCTATGTGGTGCTGCCGATCATCATGCCATCGCTCATCGGCGTCGGATTGTTCGGCTTCACCCTGTCCTATGACGAATTTGCGCGAACTCTGCTGACCGCAGGCTCCTACAACACGCTGCCGCTGGAGATCTTTGGGATGA containing:
- a CDS encoding GntR family transcriptional regulator translates to MQVLVAHGSGGSGKVADSLANAIHEHRLAPGMKLNEDEVGEIFGVSRTVVRSALQQLAHERLIELKRNRGAFVAQPTVQEAREVFEARALLEPRTARSAAERATAKDIALLRRHIDAEHAALEEGEVGKALNLSGLFHIEIARIADQQTIADFIAQLVSRSSLIIALYWQRRTALCESHAHHALIRALERHDPSEAEELMKQHLLNLLTSLDLREQPSAATSLKEAFK
- a CDS encoding ABC transporter permease, coding for MEKKSSSFYVLTAFFVLFILFLYGPTLTIGILSFQGPGGGLTFPMEGSSLHWFRDLFQQQAVGDIWGAFRRSSILGLMVMSTTVVVSVMGGFAFRKRFYGSGILFYLIIASLVIPSILISLGVGLIFNQFGLKIHWATSGFGSQLTWTLPFGLLIMFAVFNRFDKSFEEAARDQGASPWQTIRYVVLPIIMPSLIGVGLFGFTLSYDEFARTLLTAGSYNTLPLEIFGMTTNVTTPVIYALGTLTTVFSLVIIGTCLLAVWVMGKRRARLGSDAGKGV
- a CDS encoding ABC transporter permease, which codes for MLKNRHIQGWLQAAPLSLVLIGFLILPIITIFVVSFWQATEFSIIPAFSLDNYAFLFGSPVTYKVFLATFKYAFITWALTLAIGFTVAYYLAFHVQNQTTQIALFLLCTIPFWTSNIIRMISWIPFLGRNGIANSMLQSWGVIDQPLEWLLYSDFSVILAFVHLYTLFMVVPIFNTMTRIDHSLIEAARDNGASGFQTLTHVIMPLTKPGIMIGTIFVLTLVMGDFITVRFMSGSQKANVGRLISNDIALLQYPSAAATAVILLITVLIVIGILLRFVDIRKEL
- a CDS encoding PotD/PotF family extracellular solute-binding protein, which encodes MSKMRYSRRAVLKGGAAAAAASALPAPMVWAQEIKDITLRQFGTGVSNLNDVAIKVKEDLGFTLEMTALDSDSVTQRAATQPDSFDIADIEYWICKKVWPTGNLQAMDVSKIKNYDKIVGIFKDGKLTPESEIAQGTAPHTVGFVEGEGSKTFADEQTNWMTLIPTIYNADTLGIRPDLIGRPIESWAELLNPEFKGKASILDISSIGIMDMAMVCEAMGEITYGDKGNMTREEIDKTFAIFTAAKQSGQFRAFWKTFDESVNLMASGEVVIQSMWSPAITAVKSRGIPCVYQPLKEGYRSWGGGIGLSKSLTGMELDAAYEYINWYLSGWVGGYLMRQGYYSAVPETSKEFMTENEWGYWFEGKPATDVITSPTGDVLAQAGESRDGGSFYDRMGHVACWNAVMDENQYMVRKWNEFIAS
- a CDS encoding ABC transporter ATP-binding protein, translating into MSSGKDLELVHLTKRYGDFVAVDNIDYAFSNGTYVCLLGPSGCGKSTTLRMIAGHETVSDGSILLDGMDISHLPPAKRGTAMMFQSYALFPHLSVRDNVAFSLRMKGVDKAERHKAANEMLELVHMTSFADRLPAQLSGGQQQRVALARALVTKPRVLLLDEPLSALDPFLRIKVRAELKRIQRELGITFLHVTHGQDEALALADELVVMNNSVIEQAGPSREVWNEPRTEFIARFMGGHNVISLDGTKVALRADEVRLGDHGLPATVTSVEYQGAHVAMTSMTNGGEEVLALVPEETFFLAPKNPGDAVSLAWDEGRLHRLQA